The window CCTTCTGGATTGCAAGCAAATTTAGAGCCTCAACTGACCTGCTTAATTTGATCAATGCAGCAGGGCCTAATCTTAAAGCTCCCGAAGACATTAGCATAAGGCAAGTTTGCATGGCTCCAACTCCTGGCCTCCTGAGaaaccaaacagggccttagaaaTTTTCTCCTTAGCCACATCAAATCATTCAAGCAAGTTACGtccaaataaaaagaaataacaGAACCGGGCATAGAATTATGCATCATATATTAGTAACTAAAAGTCATCAGAACATTGCAATATTTAAAATGCCAGAGAAAACACATTTTTACTGGATTCAACCGATAGAGTTTTTTCAAGGATATGAAGCCATGGTTTCATTGTCTAGAGCTCCAAAATTGAACAATATCTCAGCTTAAAGGAAAAATGAAATAATTAATGGCAATGAAATACACGTTGACATATTCATAGAATGATTTTCATTGATAAAAAAACCAAAGTCGTAAGCTTGTAACTTCATGGCTTTTTTAGGAACAATTAAAGTtcttatgcaaaaaaaaaatcaaggtgCATCTTGATTTGATTATGCAATACCTTTAGCAAGAGGGCTTCATCAACCAAATTGTGCAATGTCTCATGACCTGCACAGGAAAAATATAACGAAGAGAGTGTCAATTTGTCTAAAATTTGTAAAGACGTAAATCATACCTCGTGGAATTTTCAGGATTAGCTTGATCTGAAACTGCATCTCTTCCTACATTTCCAATAATCCCAATCAACCTATCCATTTGGAATATCCATTTTGAACAATCTAATCCGAACAATAAGACTCAAATCTGCACCCAAATGGACGCCATAGCaaaagaaaatcacaaaaaatgTACAAATAAAAACCACAGTACTTGATCCATTCAAAGTCAGCCTCACCATCTAATTCCTTACGTAAAGCTCTTTTTTTTACCCAATcacaatataaaatatatattaacacagATGTGACGTGATATTCAGTTAGTATAGATGTGGCCA of the Oryza sativa Japonica Group chromosome 2, ASM3414082v1 genome contains:
- the LOC107276744 gene encoding uncharacterized protein, with translation MLASGQHGVARLSRPAPSNLLFFQGKPSKTMVDCLATFVEEMQFQIKLILKIPRGHETLHNLVDEALLLKEARSWSHANLPYANVFGSFKIRPCCIDQIKQNS